GCCGGGGAGGGCCCGGCCGTCCTCCTGGTCCACGGCATCGGCGACTCCTCGGCGACCTGGTCCCGTCTCGTCGGCCCCCTCGCCCGGCACCACACGGTCATCGCCCCCGACCTCCTCGGTCACGGCCACTCGGACAAACCGCGCGCCGACTACTCGGTGGCGGCCTACGCCAACGGCGTCCGCGACCTCCTGGGCGTCCTCGGCATCGACCGGGTGACGCTGGTCGGGCACTCCTTCGGGGGCGGTGTGGCGATGCAGTTCGCCTACCAGTTCCCCGAGCGCGTGGACCGCCTGGTACTGGTGAGCACCGGCGGTGTGGGACGCCAGGTCACCCCCGTACTGCGGGCGGCGACCCTGCCCGGCGCCGACCTCGTGATGTCCCTGCTGAAGCTCCCCGGCTCACGCCTGCAGGTGCGCCTCGCCGTAAGAGCGCTCCAACTCCTCGACACCGGCCTGGGTTTGGACGCCCCCGATCTCATCGGCCTGGTCGACGCCCTGCCCGACGCCCGCTCCCGCAGCGCCTTCACCCGTACTCTGCGGGCGGTCGTCGACTGGCGCGGCCAGGTCGTCACCATGCTGGACCGCTGCTATCTGACCCAGGGGATCCCGACGCTGCTGGTCTGGGGTGCCAGGGATTCCGTCCTTCCCGTACGGCATGCGCACACGGCGTACGAGGCGATGCCCGGCAGCCGGCTGGCGGTCTTCCAGGGGGCGGGCCACTTCCCGCACCACAGCGAACCGGACCGCTTCCAGGCC
The sequence above is drawn from the Streptomyces sp. NBC_01465 genome and encodes:
- a CDS encoding alpha/beta fold hydrolase, translating into MALILPFRTQQPRPAAEETALRFRTVHGYRRAFRIAGEGPAVLLVHGIGDSSATWSRLVGPLARHHTVIAPDLLGHGHSDKPRADYSVAAYANGVRDLLGVLGIDRVTLVGHSFGGGVAMQFAYQFPERVDRLVLVSTGGVGRQVTPVLRAATLPGADLVMSLLKLPGSRLQVRLAVRALQLLDTGLGLDAPDLIGLVDALPDARSRSAFTRTLRAVVDWRGQVVTMLDRCYLTQGIPTLLVWGARDSVLPVRHAHTAYEAMPGSRLAVFQGAGHFPHHSEPDRFQALIEEFIASTAPGDWSVEEWRRLLRDGRPGTEVGQPDDAFNRSVERDYQEASERSAT